DNA from uncultured Fusobacterium sp.:
CTATTCCACTGATTTCTAAAAATATCTTAGCTGGAATGGTTCTATCTTTTGGAAGAGCTATGGGAGAGTTTGGTGCAACTCTTATGTTAGCTGGAAATATTCCCAGAAAAACTCAAACTATATCAATGGCTATATATTCAGCTTCAGAAAGTGGTGATACTACCACTGCAAATTTCTTTTTATGCGTAATTTTAATAATAAGTTTTTTAGTAATGATTGCATATAATTATCTATTTTTAAAAGAAAGGAAGAACAAATAATGAAAAAAATAAAAACTATTGATGCTGTAGGTTATGTACTTCAACATGATATTACACAAATTCTTCCAGGAGAATTTAAAGGAAGAGCTTTTAAAAAAGGACATATCATAAAAGAAGAAGATATTCCTAAACTTTTAAGTCTTGGAAAAGACCATATCTACGTTTTTGAATTAGGTGAAACAGGGGTTCATGAAAATGAAGCTGCTTTAATTCTTGGGGAGTTAGGTAGAGGAGAAAATATTATAACTGATGATGAAATTAAAGAGGGAAAAATAAATTTCAGAGCTAATTGTGATGGAATATTAAAAGTAGATGCTGAACAACTTTTAGAACTAAATATGTTAGGAGAGATTTCTTTTGCTACTTTACCAAATAATACTCCTGTTAAAGCTGGAGAATTAATAGGTGGTTCAAGAGTTATTCCTCTAGTTATAGCTAAAGAAAAAATGGATCAAGCTAAAAATTTAATTAAAACTCCTATACTTAAAGTAGTTCCATATATAAAATATAAAGTTGGAATTATCACTACTGGAAATGAAGTTTTTTATGGTAGAATTGAAGATAAATTTGGACAAGTTATAAAAAATAAACTTTCTGAATATGATTGTGAAATTTTAGGGCAAGTTTTATGTCCAGATGACAAAGAAACTATTAAAGCAAAAGCCAAAGAGTTTTTAGATAAAGGTGCAAATATGCTAATCTTTACTGGAGGAATGTCTGTAGATCCTGATGACTTAACTCCATCTTCTATCATTGAAATGGGAGGAGAATTAGTTACTTATGGAGCTCCAGTATTACCAGGAGCAATGTTTTTACTTTCATACTTAAATGATATTCCTATGATGGGGCTTCCTGGTTGTGTTATGTTTGCTAAAAGAACTATATTTGATTTAGTATTATCTAGAGTTATGACTGGTGAAAGATTAAATAAAAGAGATATTATGAAATATGGAAATGGAGGACTTTGCCAAACTTGTGAAGTTTGCCACTATCCAAATT
Protein-coding regions in this window:
- a CDS encoding molybdopterin-binding protein yields the protein MKKIKTIDAVGYVLQHDITQILPGEFKGRAFKKGHIIKEEDIPKLLSLGKDHIYVFELGETGVHENEAALILGELGRGENIITDDEIKEGKINFRANCDGILKVDAEQLLELNMLGEISFATLPNNTPVKAGELIGGSRVIPLVIAKEKMDQAKNLIKTPILKVVPYIKYKVGIITTGNEVFYGRIEDKFGQVIKNKLSEYDCEILGQVLCPDDKETIKAKAKEFLDKGANMLIFTGGMSVDPDDLTPSSIIEMGGELVTYGAPVLPGAMFLLSYLNDIPMMGLPGCVMFAKRTIFDLVLSRVMTGERLNKRDIMKYGNGGLCQTCEVCHYPNCSFGKQG